In the genome of Bos mutus isolate GX-2022 chromosome 28, NWIPB_WYAK_1.1, whole genome shotgun sequence, the window ATCCTGACTTcgttatttctatttctctgtaaATTATGTATTATTACCCAACTCATACGGTTGTTggaaatattatttgtaaataatttaaaacaatgctTGGCGCCTAGGAAGCCTTAGATAAGTATTTGTGAAAGCAAACAGGCTTTTGACAAGTGTGTAAGACCTTACGTGACCGGGGTCTTCCAATGCGGTCTAAGAAGGTGTTTATAGGATTGTTTTCTTAAGCAGATGGATCATTCCTGTGGAAGCTAGAGCCCCCCCGCCCTCGCCCTGCCTCTGTGTACGAAGGCTCAGGGCTGACTGTAGGGTCTCAATCAGTGAGGATTCCTTGCCCTGTTGTCCTCTGCTCCTTCCCAGGGTGGGGGACGGGCAACTGAAGCTTCCGCCCTGCCTGACCTGTGGGGCCGGAAGCTGGGAGGCCTGGGGTCTACCCTCTGACTTTGCCTTCCTGTGCTTTGTGACACTGGCTCCGTAcctttcctctctgagcctcaggcgCGAACTCTCGGCGCATCATGCTGCTCCATTTCCTGTGACATAGGCACCCGATTACCAGGGAGACTCTTTGATCCAACCAAGGTGCCCCTTCACCCCAGCGGCTCGATCCctaaggcctcagtttcctcatagcAAAACAGATACTAACGCCCTTTTCTAAGGAGCCGAAGGTGCCCTCCAAGCTGCTGACAAGCAGGTGAGGGAGGGGGACGGGGCGAGGGGGAGGGGTCACGGGCACCCCATGTCTCCCACAGGCGCTGGCCCTACGGCTCGGAAGGCTGCCAGGCTCACGGCTTCCAGGGCTTTGTCACGGCACTGGCCAGCATCTGCAGCAGCGCAGCCGTCGCCTGGGGGCGCTATCACCACTTCTGCACCCGTAGGTCTCTGGGCTCCCCGTACTGAGGGTGGGCAGAGCGAAGGTCTGCTCTGCATTTCCCAGTTCAGGGAAGTGCGGGTGGGTGTAAATGTGCCTGAGTGTGGGGTGTGGGCCCCCAAGAAAGGGAGGAGGGCGGGAGAGCGCAGGAGAGATGTTGAGGCACCTGCTGGAAGGTTCCCTGTGCCCCTCACTGTGGCCTCAGGCAAGTCAGGGGTCCTCTGTGAACCTTGGTCTCCTCCTCTGCACGGATGAGTTTTGTAACCAACGTCACACTTTTATTTGGAAACTCAAATGGGATTCTGGATACAGAAATTGCGCTTGAAGACAGGCACTGTTGGGAGGCAGCAGAGAGGTGGTGTGTGTGAGACAGACTGGGCGCATGCCTTTGCACCTCATACTTCCATGGAACCTCTGCCATGCAAAGGCTTCATGAAAAGGAGTCTAGTTGAAGACTTCCCAAGCTGTATTGTCAAATTCCCTCTTCATGATTAGACATATAAGTGTACCACCTGCTCTGTTATTTACCTGATGTTTTTCTTAagtgactcattttttaaaatttaaacaactgCTTTAGTCTCATTCTAAAAAGTATCTGTGAAATCACAAAGTTAATGTCATAATTTTAATACACATAAAGGTAAGAAACACATTCACCCATAGACCATGTAGAATCTCACTCACCATGGCAGAAACAAGCATTCTTTGGGGGCTGTGGCTCAGTCACCCCTCACTCAAACCCCCAGCTTGCAGACTGGGAAACACAGGTTCAGAGAAGTCAAGTAGCTTGCCCTGAGTCACAGGGCTACAGGAACCAAGCTGGGATTGTGGTGGCCTGGATGCCTCAGAGGGAGCCTCCCATTTGTCCCCTGGGCTCTGAGTCCTAATTCCCCGGCACAGAGGTTACTCAGGTTCACAGCTAACATGGCCTTGAGCCatgagcatcagtcctttggaACTGCAGATCTGCCCCGTGGACACTCGGCTCACTGCCCTCCACAGTGTCACATGCTTCTCTCCAGGGCCAAAAACACAAGCGCCTTTGTTCTCCGCTAATGCTGACTCCTACCTGCCTCCCCTGACCTTGGAGCTCCTCTTGCACTGCTTCTAGCCCAGCCCTGTCCCCACACTTCCCGCAGACCATCACTCACACCTGCACGCACACCTGTCTCTCTGccatctccctctttctctccctctttccctctcttctctaaAGAAGATGGTACAGAGTGTCTCTAGGAGACTTCCACATCCATTGTCTCTTTTATTCTTCATAACAATTGTCAGAGGCAAGGATTATCATTCCCAGTTTATGAAGAagaaaactgagcctcagagaaaCTTAACTTGCCTGAGGCACTGCTCTGTTAAGCATCAGCACCAGCATTTAAGGACATTCCGCATGACCACCAAGCCCATTGTGTTTTCACTCTGCCAAGCTACCGCCTCCCCTCCACCATCCTCCTCCTGTGTCCCACGCAGGCAGCCGACTGGATTGGAACACGGCCGTCTCCCTGGTGTTCTTCGTATGGCTGTCTTCTGCCTTCTGGGCAGCACTGCCCCTCCTGGGCTGGGGCCACTATGACTATGAGCCGCTGGGGACCTGCTGCACTCTGGACTATTCCAGGGGGGACAGGTGAGGTGTGGGCAGCAGCTTCGAGGCTTCTTTCCATGGGAATCTGGGCTTTGAGCCTGTAGGACAAAAGTGTCAGCTGAAAACCCAAATGGGGATGTGCCAACATCTGCCAGACAGTCTCAGCTCCTTAGCCATGATCCCCATGTACAAGTTGACAGCGGGACTAAGGAAAGCCCATTCTGAAGACTGGCCAAGGGATGGGAATGTTACGCAAGTTGGGGTGCAGAGGTGGGCCCCAGAAGAGGTCCTGTCCAGGGAGCTGCATTGGTTATAACAATGCTGATCTCCTGTGTTGGTTATAACAGTCACTGAGCCCCATGACCCCTTTGCCACCTTCAGCACAGTCAGATCCCAACTCTGATTTATTGACTCCTACAGGGAGCCACGTCCTTGGTTCTATAGTGTCAAAGAATGTTAAGATCTTTGCATTGGGAGGGACCTCTTTGGCACTGAGAACAGTTCTCTGGATTCTCTGAGCATTTGCTGTGGGCCAGGCCCTGGAGAGACAGCAGTAAATGCGTGGTGGCGCCCCCATCAGGAAGCACTCCTCCAGTACCGCCAGGCCCACTGGGCTCTGGGGAGTCCAGGGCTCCCTCTAGGGGCTGCCTCGGGGAGGGACCACATGGCTCCAGCCCCGACCTTGCTTCTGCTAGAGGCAGGCACACTGCATTCATCTGCTTGACATGTTTATTCatgttcacttatttatttatttggctgtgtcgtgTTTTAGTTGCaacaggatctttcattgtggcacacaggcttagttgccccatggcatgtgcgatcttagtgcctggatcaggaattgaacccacatccctgcattgcaaggtggctTCTTACGCagtgaactgccagggaagttcctactcATGTTTATTCCTAATGCATCTGCCTTGATGACAGGCTTCTCAGGTCAAACCCACTGGAGAACGCAGGGGCTGGTCTAATGTCCTCCAGGGAGTTCCCTGCAGGTATCTCCCCCGCTGGTGTCCAGCTCCTCTGgcaaccctccctccctcccacccctccttaGTGGACAGCAGCCAGATGTGGTCTCTGCTGCACAGAATATCAGTCTGCCTCCCTGTGACTCCCACCTGCTCCTGGTCAGCCCTGTGCCTCCCCATGACCACTCCCTGGGACCCCTGGTTCTTCTCTGGTCCCTTCAGTGATTTCTCCACTGATACAGTGTCCAGTCTCATCCACAGGACTTTCCTGTGAATGATCTTTCCTCCTGGTCAACTGACATCTCCATTTGCTAAACACATTTCCCAAACAAATGGCCCCGTTTTCCGTGTTTGGGGCACATACAGAGAGAAGGGCTGAGCTTCCCTGAACTGCCCAGCAGCAAATCGAAGCCGGACTATTCTTTGTCCCAGCTCCTTGGCCTAAAGGCAGGTTCTAGGAGGACCTCATAGCTCCTGGTTCCCAGGAGAGTTCAGCTGGGACCCGGGAGCACCCATAGTCTGAATACTCACCTGATGGGAGGAGTTCCCTGCATCTGACTGTCTAGCCCGAGTCTGATGGGCCTTCTTGGGCAACTGATCATCTCTGAGAGGCAATTCTTGACTTCTCCATCCCCTCTGCCTGCAGAAACTTCACCAGCTTCCTTTTCACCATGGCCTTTTTCAACTTCCTCCTGCCCCTCTTCATCACAGTCGTGTCCTATCGGCTCATGGAGCAGAAACTCGGGAAGACCAGCCGTCCCCCGGTAAGGATCAGCTCCGAGAGGAGGAGAAACACCAGGGAACATGAAGAATGCGATTGCAATCAGGGGTTCTCTGTGTTTTCAATGATCAGGAGAGAAATCTAGCTTTGTATGCAGAGCATGGGGTGTGAGGGCAGAAACACACCCTCCCCTCCCGTTGCTGGAGATCGCCAAGACCTGGGAGGAAGAAGCAGAGCTGCCCAGGTTTACCCAGACCCCATAATACTGAGAGGCAGGGTGGCCTGGAGGACATCACCCTTGCTGTTACCCTTGCTTCTTCCCGAGGATACGAAGATTGGCACAAAATCCCGTGCATTTTAAATGGCTTCAGGATGTTTCATCTAACCGCAGGCACAGACTGTTACCACAGAGTAAAATCACACCTGCACGCACATTTGTCCAAGAGAAACAATGATTCAAAATAAGCCCTCCTGGCCAGTGCTCAATTTCTGCATTAATATCCTCTTaccggattttttttttttttattacctgAACAGTCTCTAGCAGATGAGTCATAGCTCTAAAGATACAAAAAACGAAAACAAGCTAAAAAAGCTCAGGTACTAATGCAACTTTATGTGCATTATATCATTTCAATTTTGCACCCACGCTCTGAGGAAGGAAGGCTTTATTGTCCCTATGTCACAGATTAGAAAATTGAGACTGAAAGGGGTTATTAGCTAAGCAACTGGTCAAAAGTGGCGCCATTGGTAGCAGCAGCactggatcaaacccaggtctgggGCTCTATCACTCAAGTGGGCAATCCTAGTGCATGAAAGAAGCACCCTCTTTGTTGAAACACTTCATCTgccacattttttccccttgtgaaTTGGAAAAACGCTGTACCAGTTAATTGTAGCTGTGGACCCAGGGTTTCCTGGTCACAGAAGGAGGGCGAAGGCTGTCCGGGTGTTTTCCTGTTCATCACCGCCTCCACAGTTGCCTGCCTCCAGGAGGCGCCCGCTCCTACCCCTGCCTGGGTGCTCAAAGCCGCCACGTTCATTGGAGGTTCAATGGGCCAGCAGACAAGGCGGCCACAcggattttctcatttttcccagTTGACTTTAAACCATCCGTCTCACTAGCATCAGCAGGGGTCGCCACGCACTGTCCCAGGGACCTCAGATGCGAGCTTAAGTTACCTTCTTTGTTAAAGGGCGACATGGTCGGTTAGAGAATAGGCACTGATTTTTAGCGTCATAATTTTAACCTGAGtgtatgtgctgctgctaagtcgtttcagtcgtgtccaactctgtgtgaccccatagacggcagcccaccaggctcccccgtccctgggattctccaggcaagaacactggagtgggttgccatttccttctccaatgcatgaaagtgaaaagtcaaagggaagtcgctcagtcgtgtccgactctcagcgagcgaccccatggattacagcctaccaggctcctccatccatgggattttccaggcaagagtactggagtggggtgccactgccttctccgctgagTGTATGTGGCGAATCGTAATTTTGCAAATTCCATTCTGAAAATAGTACGGAAATCGTGCGCCCTCCTGTGGCCACTTGTGGTACCACGTCGCCCGCTGCCTGGTTGGTTGAGTCTCTCACAGGGTGGAAAGCGGCCGCTTTGACCCCAGGACAGGTTGAGCCACCAGTGAATGCAGGAGCTGGTTGCAAGGTAGTTCTGGGACAGAGTTGTGAGGGCAGCTCAGCCTGGGGACCTTTATACACACAGCTACACTCACGCAGCCCCGGGTTTCTTAGAGAACAGACGGAGAAGGAAGCGAATCCTCTACTCCAGTCGCTGCCTCCAGGCAAGTCAGGCATTATCAGGCCACTTTTTGGACAAGGTCACTGAGATCAAGCTTGCATGAGAGGCCTAGGGTCAAGCATCTTAAACAGAAGAGAGATTCAGCCGGTCCCAGTTTCCTCCACAGGCTCAGCACCTTCCCACAGCCCTGCCAAGCTGGTCCTGGGACCTCATAGGGCTGCCAATGCCgccctcctttaaaaaaaaaaaaaaaaaaagaataattgctttacagtgttgtgtggtttctgccatacaacgtgaatcagccataagtatacacatgtccccacctcttgaacctccctcccacaccctACCCCATCACACCCCTCTAAGTTGTCCCAGAGCTCCagattgagctccctgtgttatatagcaacccCCGCCCCCACAAGTTATGTTGTACATATGGcagtgtgtatgtttcaatgctactctctccactcttcccaccctttccttcccctgctgcGCCCACAAGgctgttccctatgtctgcatgtctatttctgccctgcacaTAGAttcattggtaccatttttctagactccacatatatgcattaatataggttatttgtttttctttttctgacttacttaactctgcATAACAGGCTTTATCTACTTcactggaactgactcaaatccactcctttttatggctgagtaatatttcattgtatatatgtaccacaacttcttaatccattcatctgtcattaagcatctaggttgcttccgtgtcctggcaaTTGTAAATAGCGCTTCAGTGAACAccggggtacatgtgtctcttagAATTGTAGTTTCCTTGGGGTTTGTGCCCTGGTGTGGAATTGtgggtcacatggtggttttatccctagtttttaaagaaatcttcatcctgttctccatagtggctgtatcagcttacattcccaccaactgtgatGCCACCCTCCTTCACCCATGTCTCCGCAGGTGAACACCGTCCTGCCAGCCAGGACGCTGCTGCTCGGCTGGGGCCCCTACGCTCTCCTGTATCTGTATGCCACCATCGCGGATGCAACCTCCATCTCCCCCAAGCTGCAGATGGTACAGACACCTCCAGCACTCCAGTGCCCTCTCCCCATCTGTGCACCCCTgtttctccccatctctctctctctggctttaTAGCCTCCATGATAGGCTtgctcttcctcttttcctctgaaCGCTCGTAACTCACCGGGTATTTGCTTGTCCCCCTGGTCACGTGGGACCACTGCTTGACATTGCCCAGGCCTCACGTGAGATGACAGGGACAGCCAGCCAGATGGTGATGCACGCACTCTGGGTCCAGGGACTGAGAGTGGTGTCTGGGGAGGAGCAAGATTCCACGCACCATCCGGCCACTAGTCAGAGAAGGCTTAGCGGCTGTGGAGTCAAGCCAAGGGCAGATGCTTGGCAGCTGaggcagggcggggtggggggaacgTTGGGTTGGGGGGGAGATGGTGGTCACCCACTGGGACCAGGGAGAGGAGCAGCGGCTCTGAAACTTCTTTCCTGGATTTCTCCATCACAACAGGTGCCCGCTCTCATTGCCAAGGCAGTACCCACAGTCAACGCCATGAACTATGCCCTGGGCAGCGAAATGGTGCACAGGGGAATCTGGCAATGCCTCTCGCCACAGAGGAGAGAGCACAGCCGAGAGCAGTGAGCCTCTCTGGGGGGCTTCCCAGACCCAGGCCCACCCTGGCCTTCCTGGACTGAGcccctgcctggggaatcctgtcCAGCAGCCTCAGGAGCCAAGCTCCAAACACTCACCCTTCATCCCCGATGGCCCTTTGAGCCTGGTCCAAGGCTGGACACAGGGGATTCAGAGAAAAACCAGACTACATGGAATGAGCCCGGACTCTGGAGCCACACGGACCTGTGTTGGCCATAGCTCTCCACATAGAGGCTGAGAGACCTTGGAAAAGTCACACTCTCTGACTCAGCTTCCTGGCCCCTAACGTAAGGATGTTAATACGGACTTTGGGTCTGTCGTGAAGCTTGAACTTGGTAgcatatattcatatacacataGAAGCTGCTGCTCATTAGTACAGCTCTTAGGATTCAGAGACCTACATAGAAAGGGTGAGAGCCCCAGGTCTGGTTGTGGGAGCTCAGCCCAGGCTGCCAGTGTTCAAACACCTCTTATTAAATCGTGATCTCGTACAGGTGACTTCCACTTTTTGGGCGTGTGTTTCCAATTTGTGAGGCATGACGACAGGAATTGTGACTTGACCATGCAGAAGGGCCCAGCACCTTACCAGGCACATATGAAGTGCTCATCAAGAGTCGCCGTCACCACCCTCCAGTTAAGACAGCTGGCTGCACGTTGCTTAGttgccaacattaaaaaaattaggacAATTTGTTTAGAACTTCAGGCACCTGGAGGTGAGGCCCCACCAGCCTGGAGGAGGCTCCATGGTGACGGTTTGGGGCACAGAGTGGCTCTGCCCTCCGCCCAGGGCATGTGCTCGCCCGCCAGCTGCAGCTCGTGTGCTCCCTCCGGAGCCCGTGGCATCTGAGTCTGAGACACTCGTGCTGGGGCCCCCACTCCTGGGTGCACCTTTGCACCTCCCATGGGCTCAGCCCCTTAGGGACAAGGCATCGAGGTGCACGGGCCTCGATGGCACCCAGGACTGGTTCTAGGGGGAAGTGGAGATGGGTGGAGGACGGCTGAGGGCGCTGCAGAAGGTCTGACGATGGAGGGGCAGCTGCCTCAGGCACCACCTAGGCAGGAAGTCTGAGAGCGAGTCCCGTGGAGCTGAGGGAAGGAGGTGCCgagtccctggggtgggggtgggggaagggcatgAGAAGAGCATCTGAGAACCCCGCAGACCAGGGTCTGCCTCTTGGCTTTGCAGATGTAGAAAATCAGGCCACAGAAACACGAGACCAGAAGTCTGCACAAAACAGAGGCTGGTTCAGTCATTTTGCAGAACCTCGTGGGGTGAGGACAGGACCAAGTCTTCGCGCAGCACTGTTTCCAGGCACCGTGAAGACAAGATATCACTTGGCCTCACTCCAGCACCCACACAGGGTTCTTGCCTTGGCCCCGGAGTGGGGCCAGGGTGGGGAAACCCTGGGGCTTGATCCAGGCTCGTACACACACTGAAAACGCAGCAAAGCAATGGGTTCTGGGGCCCAGAGATGCTGACACTGCCCCCCAGCCTGTGGGTCTTAGAAGCACAAAGTCTCCAAGGAGGGACGAGGGGCCACAGTGAGAAGAGAGGGGAGATGTGCCCCAGAGTCCACGAGAGAAGGGCTGGAAGATAAGGGGGGCTGAAGACTCCAGCAGGAGTAGCCCATGTCCCTAAGCAGATCACACCCCTGCCTGTGCTCAGAGAGGAGGGGGGGAAGTTAGGTTGACTGGGCATGGCCAAGGAAGGCGTTACCTTGAGCCCTATATCCCCAAGTTGTAACTGTCCAGAGCTGGGATGGTGGGCTTGGGGCATCTCCACGCTGAGCTGGGTCGGCCAGAGATGCGAGGGACTGTCAGCACCTGGTGGGGAATGACCAGAGCCCCCCCTGAAACTATCAACTCAGAAGCCCCAAGCCCACCCACACCCCTGCATCTCACTCATGGGCTGGGTTTAGGGAGCCTCATCACCTTTGGGTGCCACGCCTGGGACTATATAAAGCCCAACTTAAAAGCCACAAAGTTTGTGTCCTAACAGTGACCATTCTAAAGATCCATGATTCCAGGGTTTATTtaagctctttttaaaagaaatataaattgggagattgggatcgacaTATAGACACTATTGATACTAGGcatgaaatagataaccagtgagaACCCACTGTTTAGCACAGGGTCCTCTACTCAGCGCTCTCCtgtgatctaaatgggaaagaaataaaaaaacagggaatatatgtacacatatggccgattcaccttgctgtgtattagaaactaacacaacactgcaaagcaactatactgcactaaaatttctaaaaaaaataaatataagtacaGTGGAATAACATGCCCTCATCTCGCCCCATCTTCTTGCTGGGAAAGATGACTCTGCCTATTGACAAGTGGACTTGAATTAAAGTTGCAAATACAGTAGCAAGTTGTTTCTGAGGTAAAGGAATATATAATCTCTGGCCTCCACCCCAATATCCCCCATTGGAACAAGGTTCCTGGGGAGAGAAGGACTTCGTACCTGATTaattagcaaaaaaagaaaagaaagaaaaagaaacaaattacttATGGCCTAAACTATGtctattttctcttaaaagtaaAGGGCTTTTGCACATTTTTCACATGGATAAATTTGACAGCCAGGTAGTTGGCCTGATTTATTTACATCTTTCCCCTTGCCACAAAATTGAAAGGATTTCTGCTGTTTTCCCTGTTAGAGTTCTAGTTCAGTTTTTTTCAAATACAAGCTCACTCTCCCACTGTCTCCTGAATTGTTTTTCACATCTCAGTAAATATCATTAATATCTGTCCTGTCATAAgcttaaatgaagagaaaaggtGGGGGGGTCAGGATGGAGAGCAGTGTGGGCAGAAGTCCTTACCTCAAAAATGAGGGTGATGAAGTACCTAGTTTCTGCCACAGGGTGGCAGTGCTAACTCAATGATCAATTAATTCAACCTGGGCCTTCAGCGCAGATGTCTCTTGAAGAGCCAGGAGGTCTCAGGAGGCTGCTTCGGTGAATCATAGATTTCTGCAAGATCCCAGACAAGCTTTCTTTTCTGCTCTTGTTATAGAAGCGTGATGTCTACTTGCTTTCCCCTCCAAGTAATGTTATGATTCCACATCTCTCCTTGAAGGGCACGGAATTGCACGCCCACTGTCCACAGGACCCCCAGAGGGCCCTAGCCGgctccccttccctctgcctgcagAGCAGTCATTGACAGGGCAGCCAGATGTCAACC includes:
- the RGR gene encoding RPE-retinal G protein-coupled receptor, with protein sequence MPAEPQLISGIQAFLGPDHQSWLTVGTKSLGPATRLPRRWPYGSEGCQAHGFQGFVTALASICSSAAVAWGRYHHFCTRSRLDWNTAVSLVFFVWLSSAFWAALPLLGWGHYDYEPLGTCCTLDYSRGDRNFTSFLFTMAFFNFLLPLFITVVSYRLMEQKLGKTSRPPVRISSERRRNTREHEECDCNQGFSVFSMIRREI